TTCTACTGAACTAAGGTCTGCCgataacaatttttttatttcataaagataaAAGTATCATTTATGTACACCCAACAACACAAGCTATAGGTGTATCCAAACTCTGGAAATGcaatatatataagaaatatctataaatatatgatcgctaactcaattattattactatatcTTAATTCAAAAACATTATAAAAATTTGTAAATTTCGAATTCTAGGTGTCCATTCCTATATTCCACTTGCGGTCCTTTAGTGTACACTATACCACAACATCCCTTTTTTTTTATCccctttctttttcacaaatttcCCATTCTCAAACCCCACACacctaaaaagagaaaaaaaagaagcaaaacccctacactataatttcttgatCTTCAAATCCATGGCAAAAGAACCACCATTTGAATTGTTGTTTGTTGTAATGTTTTTTTCAATATTGTGTCAAATAATAAATGTAAAATCAACATGGTGTGTAGCAAGAAGTGATGCAAGTGAAGAATCTTTACAAAATGCATTAGATTATGCTTGTTTCTTTGGTGCTGATTGTGCACCAATTTTGGAAAATGGGCTATGTTATCTTCCTAATACTATTCAAGCTCATGCTTCTTATGCATTTAATGGCTTTTATCAAAGGATGAATAGAGCACCTGGTTCTTGTGTCTTTGCTGGCACTGCTACCATTGCCAAAACTGATCCAAGTAAATCATTTTTTCCTTCACTTTCTTCTTATATTGATTTTAAGCCGAGTTTTTTTCGGAAATAGACTATCTATTttcatgaggtagtggtaagatcTGTGCATACTCTATTCTTTTCAGACCCCACTTATAAGATTTCACTGAgcatgttattattgttatttgttATATTGATTTTCCACTTTGTGTTATTAATCTGCATTGGAGTTTGactatatacaagtaaatcatttTTTCTTCACTTGTTATATTGATCTTTCACTCGGTATTTTATACTCGCATTAGAatttaactatatatataacccaataagatttttttcatattcaaaattcGAACATGATACTTCTGATTAATGATGTAGTGGTATAATTCCACCACTATGGTATAATTCCACCACTATTATTGTTTTGAGTGTTTTGAATTATTTACTATTACTATACTATAAGAGTATGAGTTGTAGTATTGGATCCAAATGTGTAGTAttgattcaatttatttatttttgattttttgtgtgtgtaaaTGTAGGTTATGGATCTTGTGTTTATCCAGCATCTCCAAGGTATGAgctttttttaactttaatttcTCTCACAttgcttttcctttttttctttgttcttttgTGTGTATAAATATGGTAATTCTTGATATTCTTCACTTCTTTCTTCTTTAGTTGTCGGTTGTCCactgtatttttttaaaaaaataataactaattatCTTAATAGtagttaaaaaagaaaaagtgttAGGGAATTTTGTAGACAGCAAAGAACATTTGTTAggttattatatttgtttgcaGATTGTGTTTGTTTCTTTTACTTTGGCTACCAATAGAATGTTGGATATTCTCTATACACATGGAGTGTAAAGTTAAAACAAAATCCTATTTATgaccaaataaaatataaaatatttaagcaAAAAAGGAGCATTTCATATTAACtaaatttttagtaatttttttattgttcaaaatagttaaattgttcaaaattcaagagaaatgtttgaaactttttccaTGTTTACCCTTTCCATTAATAAAGTTTTATAATTTCCTAGGAGTAAACTATACTACTTACAAAGTTAGACTCCAATAAAGGACTATTTGTATTTTTGATTTCACACTTAATCATCTTTATGATGTTGATTAAACAAAagtgtaataaataaaaatataatttaaattttatcctTAAATACTTTTCTTAATCTGTGTATattatcttaaaaattcaattaatatcaAATAAATGGAATATTTGATTTATGggattattatttttgtgtttttaatGGTGTTTTGAAATTGTGTAGGTTAAATGTCATTATGCATGGGGTAGTGTGAGGAAGGCTGCAAAAGCCAGCTATAGGAAATAGTCATCTCGAACAGACCATTTTGATTTTGCCAATAGTCTATGTTGTTTGAACtctttcaaaatattatcatatGACGGatacttcaaatattttttgaaaagtttACCATAAATTCACGTTATCAATAGAGAGAGTTCAATATTGAAATTCAAAGATGCATTAATTATGCAAAAGTTTTATACTGAATAAACTAGGGATGAATAATTGCATTAGTTATGCTACAATAGATAATGTGTATCCAAGTTATGATTACAGACAAAAATGGAAAATCAAACTCTCACCAACAGAAAAGATGAATTAGAAGACTTCACTTGTTGTGACTTGTGACGCAAGTTATATTTGATCATTTTGCTCTTCCAAATCATGTGTATGTACAAGTTATGACTATTCTGTAAATTTTCAGCACTGCTGGTGgttctactactactactactccGAGCACACCCGGTGGTGGTGGTACAAACACGACCCCAATTTTGTATCCACCGCCACCGGGGACTTTCAATGGCAACGGAGGAACAACACCGCGCTTTGCACCTGATATTCCTGAATCAGAGACTTCTAATGCTTCTCCCAAGTTGTCAAATTTGGCAATTTTTATGCTCCTCTTCCTTCATATTTTTCAACTATTATTGTTGTAGCCACTACTCTTTAGAATATGGCCATACATTTGCTAGTGTTTAAGGCTAGGACAGTACAATTGTGgttagaaaaatcaaagttttcATTTTGGATATTACTGAGAACTTCACAACGCAATTAGTGATGTGTGAGTTAGAAATACGTCACAAGTTTGACCTTTTATTTGATACTTGTGGGAAAATGACAAAGAGGTGGGCCCATTCGTGCACCACTGGCTCTTGGAAATTTTTCGATTATAATTCCAAATTCTATTAAATCCAATTAATTTGTTATATTTTGCATTTCATATTTATAATTGGGTTCCATTTTATTGATCTTGAttgctttttttcttcttttttatttatatttcctTTTCTGTTATTTTGTGTGTGGAAAGCACTACAAAGTATTCGATCTCTGAAAataaatctcttttttttttctttcatgtcATGTACTTTAAATCTAGATTCTTGAAATAATGATTAATAAAATGAAGTAAAAATAATCCTATTTAAGACCACTATCTTTTCTCCCCTTTTATTTATGGTACATCTCTGATCAACTTGCATGTACTTTGATGTAATCATCTAACGTTTCAAAAGCGCTAAATAAGAAAACAGTGTTAATAAGGTGATAGTAATTAATAAGAGGATACCTTTAATGAGtatcgatatatatatatatatatatatatatatttgaatggAAATATAGCTatagatttttaatttttcattatttatgatTAATGAATTGCAAAATTGATACACTGTCTCTGATAACGTTTGCCTTTGTCTCCCATCATCTGCTTCTGTATTTGATTACTCCATGGAAGGTACATAATATCCATTTAAGAAACAACCTTCAAAATGGAgaagattttttcaaaaaaaaataaattagaaagcATTATGAGTTTAGCATAAGTAAATTGCAGAAAATGTGAGATTTAACCAAATTAATGCATGTGAATagcacaaaaaaaattaaaataaggtGTGTTCttgattttaaaaaactttATGTTTAGTATAagataaaaggaaagaaaaaaatgaagactTTACGGAGCTGTTTGGTTGATAGTTAGGAAGAAAATTATTCGTgcacaaaaaaaattcatgtttgGAGCATTTTAGTTGTTTGGTATGAAATTTTTCATTTTACGACCCCAcgtaaataaattaattatgagtcaatttatatattattcaatccaaGTAAAAGATAGAATAACTAAaccttatatttttaatatctgcataactctaaccaacaaccGAATGACCCCTGATTGATTTAAAAAATGAAGAGGGAATGAATTTCCATTATCATtcataacaaatcatatataaattaCAGAAAATATTAAACCTCAAATGTAGTAATCTCTTCCAAATATACAACAAATGAGGTGAATCTACAATTTTTGATGTACTAAAGAATATTAGTGTAATCAAATACTATGATTTGtgatcaaaatttccaaagaatagagtttttttactttttttcccAGCTAATAAGTAAATTAGGGtcagattaatttttttatccaaTCAAATTTGTAATTTTGTATTGGACATGGCTTAATTACCTTTGGCTTAATAGGGCATTTCTCAGGTTGTCTCACTATGTAAATTATATCTCCAGCTTTATTGTACATATCTTGGTTCCTATGCCATGTCCATAGAGCATGTGTCTCATTTTTCACCTGCAAAATTATCCACAAGAACTAAAATATAAGATTTCTCTGAACAAAAAATGTGACCATGTTATTGCAAAAACGGAACGCAGGGTGGTTCTCGTTCAAGCAACTGTGGAAGCAGACTCCGTGAAAAAGTCGTGTGCATCAAAGAAATGGAAGAAGGGCTCTCCCTCTCTATCTTGAACCTATGCAAAACATGATGAATCACTCGAACAGTCTATAAAATGACTCTTCAAAACTTCTTTTTATCATAACCAAGAAATCCCCGAGGGTAAGCTGGTGCATGGTTTCAAACTCGGTGAATGATGAGTTTTGCCCCTGTACCCTACCCTTCTTTACTCAAATACCAAGCTTTTAACCTAGACAGGATTCAAACTCGCGACATGTCCCTAACCACTAGACTAAAGTCGTGTGAGCACATTATTTTGGTTTATAGGCATTTGACAAGTTCTAGCAATCTTAAACGATCTATAAAATGAGTTCTCCAAATGATCTTGTGCTACAAAACATCGTCAAAGTGTGTTCTAATAGATAATTTAGGCAGGTAAATGGAACAATGAATAGTTTGAGGTATGAATCTCGCAaaaaagtgatagtttagatgtgtttttTACCATTAACTCTAAATTTTATGGTGAAAGAGCTGTATATTTACCTCCAGTATTCCATGGCCGAAGCTACTTTCTCTATATGCACTATATTCAGGTTGTTGATCCCAGCAGAAGTTGCCGGCTGCTGGACCTGATGTAAAATTATAGGCACAGAATCCACCCATAAATTTGTCCGGTGTGCTAGCTGGTTCAGGACATTTTCCTGGCTCATCACTGTGTTGGATCGCCATCTTCTCGCGGTTTCCACCATCACCGACAGTTATATGGACTGGACCGCAAGGATCCAGTTTGTAGTTATAGACTCTATTGGACCTTTCATAGGCATGAACCTGTAGATTTCTTCAATTTATCAGTGTCCGAGATCTATGATATTTTGCTGCACTAGAATGGTACAAAGTAGTTTATGTGCTCTCAGATATCCGGATAGTAGTCTTGTACTTACGTGTCCGTTGAAGACTAAATCGACACCATACTCATACAACAACTCTTCCATAGCTACCTTCATACATTCAGCTTCTCGATAGTGTGCCGTGTAAGTAGAGTACCAAGGTGGATGCCAAGTGGCAATTAGCCATGGAGTAACTGTCCTATCAACATTAGCCAGGTCCTTCTCCAACCACTTGAATTGATCATCTGTAGTTAGAAGCTTAGAGAATCATAACCCTTTACTAATGTAGGAGAATGGCAAAGAAATGAAAGCACGACAGATTCCAGCTGATCGATAATTTGAGACAAATTGCCAAAGTCGACTGCACGCATAACAAAGGGAAAGAGTAACAGAATTGAAGGAAGGTTGAGTTTGTAGTTTACCTGATTTATTATAGGCAACATATCCCCCGAGCATGATGAAGTGTATGCCTCCCGCATTAAAAGAATAGTATAATGGGGATGATGATCCACTTTCTTTTGATGGGAAAGCAAAGCGAGAACGATAAGCTGCAAATGTCTGATTTCCAGCTTGCTCTTCTATCTCATGGTTCCCCTCCACAACCATGATGGGAATTTTGGACACCAGCGGCTGCATATATCTATCACAACAATGTCAGAAATAGAAGGATCAATTAAACTAGTGAAGTATACATGTTTTTCTGCTCTGATGGAAATCAAAAACTGGTCTTTTATGAATAATTAGGGATTATGCCTGTTGAATACTAAACTCTACAGAAGTTGAAGTATCCATCTATCTTAATGAAATCACATATTATTTTACGAGATGCGTAAAGAAAAATTTTGAATGGGGGAAAAGGATTCCAAGTTCTCACCTTCCCCAATAGTCCCACCGAGGTTGATATGTCTCATGTATTGGAGTGTCGGGAAATGAGCATGAATAGCAATCTGAACCAGTTCCATTACTGAGATACAAGTTAGCATACGTAACATCTCCTACTAATAGAACAAGATCTGGATTGTTCCCTGTCAAATGGCTAATTGTGGAAGTGGTATTGTATGTAAGACCAAGGTCCCCAACAATTGCTATTCTCTTCGGATAACTCTTTGGAGACGAAATAGGCATGGTCTTGAAATGATAGATAGTAGTCATAGCTGGTATAGAAGGATCTCCACATCGATAATAGTATAATGTGTTTGGTTCCAATCCTGCAGCGGAAATGTTGCACCAAATGACTAAATCAAACATGAGAAACAAATCATTACATGGGAGACTTGCATTCTAAAATTAGTTAAGCCATTACAATGGTCCAAGCCCAACTACCACCATCACCCCTCTCCAGTAAGTTGGTGTcgactatatgaatcctcattgACTACTCCATTTAAACCCATCCCAAGCCAATATTATGAGAAATAAAAAGTATgaacttctttatattttcaacTGATGTATAAATTCTCTGAAAGGTTAAACAACTCCTGGAAAAGCATAGGACATGTAAAGTGTAAGTACGAACGCGATTTGAAATTTGAGTGAGACTAATGATTGGTCTCTTTATACTCTGCTGAACCCGAACTTAGGCGCAATGGAAATTCAACTAGGACAGAGAAACAGCTATCAAGTTTCAGCTAGCAAACCTGT
This DNA window, taken from Solanum dulcamara chromosome 3, daSolDulc1.2, whole genome shotgun sequence, encodes the following:
- the LOC129883271 gene encoding purple acid phosphatase 15-like isoform X1 — encoded protein: MIMKYFGVVGSILIWFLFFVSFVEVNKGQIPTTLDGPFKPVTVPLDQSFRGHAVDLPDTDPRVQRIVKGFEPEQISVSLSSTYDSVWISWITGEYQIGDNIKPFDPSKVGSVVQYGKDKSSLRRKAIGQSLIYNQLYAFEGLQNYTSGIIHHVQLTGLEPNTLYYYRCGDPSIPAMTTIYHFKTMPISSPKSYPKRIAIVGDLGLTYNTTSTISHLTGNNPDLVLLVGDVTYANLYLSNGTGSDCYSCSFPDTPIHETYQPRWDYWGRYMQPLVSKIPIMVVEGNHEIEEQAGNQTFAAYRSRFAFPSKESGSSSPLYYSFNAGGIHFIMLGGYVAYNKSDDQFKWLEKDLANVDRTVTPWLIATWHPPWYSTYTAHYREAECMKVAMEELLYEYGVDLVFNGHVHAYERSNRVYNYKLDPCGPVHITVGDGGNREKMAIQHSDEPGKCPEPASTPDKFMGGFCAYNFTSGPAAGNFCWDQQPEYSAYRESSFGHGILEVKNETHALWTWHRNQDMYNKAGDIIYIVRQPEKCPIKPKVIKPCPIQNYKFDWIKKLI
- the LOC129881914 gene encoding PLASMODESMATA CALLOSE-BINDING PROTEIN 3, with product MAKEPPFELLFVVMFFSILCQIINVKSTWCVARSDASEESLQNALDYACFFGADCAPILENGLCYLPNTIQAHASYAFNGFYQRMNRAPGSCVFAGTATIAKTDPSYGSCVYPASPSTAGGSTTTTTPSTPGGGGTNTTPILYPPPPGTFNGNGGTTPRFAPDIPESETSNASPKLSNLAIFMLLFLHIFQLLLL
- the LOC129883271 gene encoding purple acid phosphatase 15-like isoform X2, giving the protein MIMKYFGVVGSILIWFLFFVSFVEVNKGQIPTTLDGPFKPVTVPLDQSFRGHAVDLPDTDPRVQRIVKGFEPEQISVSLSSTYDSVWISWITGEYQIGDNIKPFDPSKVGSVVQYGKDKSSLRRKAIGQSLIYNQLYAFEGLQNYTSGIIHHVQLTGLEPNTLYYYRCGDPSIPAMTTIYHFKTMPISSPKSYPKRIAIVGDLGLTYNTTSTISHLTGNNPDLVLLVGDVTYANLYLSNGTGSDCYSCSFPDTPIHETYQPRWDYWGRYMQPLVSKIPIMVVEGNHEIEEQAGNQTFAAYRSRFAFPSKESGSSSPLYYSFNAGGIHFIMLGGYVAYNKSDDQFKWLEKDLANVDRTVTPWLIATWHPPWYSTYTAHYREAECMKVAMEELLYEYGVDLVFNGHVHAYERSNRVYNYKLDPCGPVHITVGDGGNREKMAIQHSDEPGKCPEPASTPDKFMGGFCAYNFTSGPAAGNFCWDQQPEYSAYRESSFGHGILEVKNETHALWTWHRNQDMYNKAGDIIYIVRQPEKCPIKPKVVS